GCTGGCGCGCGCCGACAGGCGGTAGGTCATGTTCGCCGCCACCCCGCGCTGGCGCGTGTTGTCGTTCAGGTTGAACAGGCTGCTGCCCAGCAGGGAGCTGTCGGCCTGCTGCACTGACAAGGCCTCGCGCCGGGTGTCGTAGAGCGACAGCAGCAAGGTGCTGCGCGCTCCCTGGAACGCCGCCGAGGCCTGGAACTGCTTCTGCAGCATGTAGCGGTTGCTCAGGTAGTTGACGTCGTCGGCCAGCGTGGGCGGCAGGCCGGTGGCCTGGAGGTAGGCGGCGATCGCCAGGCGGCGCTGTTCCGGGTCCGGGAAGTTGGGCGTGAACAGGCGGTCCAGCAGCTCGGCGGTGTCGACCGCGGAGGGCAGCGTGAATTGCGAACGGGTGGTGGTGACCGATTCGCTGAAGCCGATGTTCCAGACCGTGTGGCGGCTGCGGTGCAGCGCCGACAGGGAACGCGATTTGCCGAAGTAGCGATGGCCGACGCTCATGCTCAGCGTGGTGCGGGCCGAGGGCGAATACTGGAAGCCCGCGTTCCAGTTGTTGCCGCGCGTGCGCCCGCCGAGCGCCTGGTAATCATTGTCATCGTAGCCGCCGCCCGCGTTCAGGGTCAGGGTCGGCAGCACCCGCCACGACAGCCCGGCGCCGATGCTTTCGGTCGAGGAGTCGCCGGCCAGCCGGTCGGTCAGGTCCTGGCGGTCGTAGCGCAGGTTCCAGCCGATGCGGCGTTCCTGGGGACTGGAGAGCGCGAGGCTGTAGGAATCGCCGCGCGTGTTGCCATAGCCCTCGCGCCCCGTTTCGACCGAATCGCGCGTGTAGCGGGCGAGCAGCACGGCGCTCGAGCCGAAGCGATGGGTCAGATAGGGGCTGACGCGCCAGGTCGACACGTTGGTGCGGTTGCTGGTGCTGTAGGGGTTGTCGGAGAACTGCTGGCCGAAGGCCGATACCGTCTGCTGGCCACGGCTCGCGGCGGCGTCCAGGAACAGCAGGTCGTCGAGCACGCGGGCCTTGAAATCGGCCTGCAGGTCGCTGCCGCTGTCGCGCAGGTTGGGGGCATCGTCGTCGCTGTACAGGAAGCGGCGGAACTGGTAGCGCGCGGCCAGCTGCATGCGCTGGTTGCGGGCCGCCACCGAGAAGGCCGGGGCGAGCTCGGTGACGAACTCGCTGCGCGCCTGTTCGCGCGGGGACAGGTTGACGTTGTCGGTCCAGGTTTCCTTGACGATCATGCTGGGCGTGAAGGTGATCTCCGCCCGGCTGCACGGGGCGAAGGCCAGCCCGACCAGCAGCGGCAGCAGGGCGCGGCGCGGCAGGCGCCGGCCATGCGGCGCGCGCTCAGCCATAGTTGTAGTCATACGTGGTTTCGCCCGGGAAGGCACGCATCTTGTTGTAGATGAGATTGACGTTGCGGCATCCTTCGAGTTGGTGCAGCGCATCCTTGACCGCATGCTGGGTCGTGGTTTCGGCTTCCACCACCATCACGATCTGGGCCATGTGGCTGGCCAGCACGCGCGCCTCGCTGGTGAGCAGGATCGGCGGCGAATCGAAGATCACGACCCGGTCCGGATAGCGGTTGGCGATCTCGTAGACCAGGTTGCGCATGGACTGGCTGGCCAGCAGCTCGGTGGCGCGCGGATTGCTGGCGCCGGCGGCCAGGATCGACAAGGTGTCGACGTTGGTGCGCAGCAGGACGTCGCCGACGTCCAGATTGTCGTTCAGCAGGACGTCCATCAGGCCGCGCTGGGCCGGCAGGCCGAGGGTGCGCAGCACCGAGGGACGGGCCACGTCGGCATCCACCAGCAGCACGGTGTGGTCCAGCTCCATGGCGATGCTCATCGCCAGGTTGATCGCGCAGAAGGTCTTGCCTTCGCCGGCCAGTGAGCTGGTCACCATGATCAGGTTGTTCGGCTTGCCGTTAGGCT
Above is a genomic segment from Massilia sp. KIM containing:
- a CDS encoding XrtA-associated tyrosine autokinase → MSIIEKAANRIEQGAAASKPQVSGAATRPVADDLPLAVEALAAAPAAPTPEPGASVEAPAAPRRSAPQQVHLDLERMRNMGMVTAAAGRTPVVEEFRIIKRPLLKDAFLPREPNGKPNNLIMVTSSLAGEGKTFCAINLAMSIAMELDHTVLLVDADVARPSVLRTLGLPAQRGLMDVLLNDNLDVGDVLLRTNVDTLSILAAGASNPRATELLASQSMRNLVYEIANRYPDRVVIFDSPPILLTSEARVLASHMAQIVMVVEAETTTQHAVKDALHQLEGCRNVNLIYNKMRAFPGETTYDYNYG
- a CDS encoding TIGR03016 family PEP-CTERM system-associated outer membrane protein yields the protein MTTTMAERAPHGRRLPRRALLPLLVGLAFAPCSRAEITFTPSMIVKETWTDNVNLSPREQARSEFVTELAPAFSVAARNQRMQLAARYQFRRFLYSDDDAPNLRDSGSDLQADFKARVLDDLLFLDAAASRGQQTVSAFGQQFSDNPYSTSNRTNVSTWRVSPYLTHRFGSSAVLLARYTRDSVETGREGYGNTRGDSYSLALSSPQERRIGWNLRYDRQDLTDRLAGDSSTESIGAGLSWRVLPTLTLNAGGGYDDNDYQALGGRTRGNNWNAGFQYSPSARTTLSMSVGHRYFGKSRSLSALHRSRHTVWNIGFSESVTTTRSQFTLPSAVDTAELLDRLFTPNFPDPEQRRLAIAAYLQATGLPPTLADDVNYLSNRYMLQKQFQASAAFQGARSTLLLSLYDTRREALSVQQADSSLLGSSLFNLNDNTRQRGVAANMTYRLSARASAYALLNAAHSNSLSTGARQTNRGVRLGLQRRFQRALQGNVELRRLEGSGSGGGTSYSENAISATLSMTF